The Sporomusaceae bacterium genomic sequence GGGCGAGGACGAGGGCGCGCACCCTCGGGTCCTCCCCGGAAAGGCGGTGGAGGATGGCCGGCGTGGCATCCCGCGAGCCGTCGTCAACAAAGATGAGCTCGAAGCGGTATGGCAGCGGCTCCATATGTTTACACACTTCTTTATAAAAAATGTCGATATTTTCCTGTTCGTTGAAAACTGGCACAACTATGGAAATGAGTTTCATCTTCATCCCTCCATTTCTTAATTATTACATCTGCGGCCCCGGAGGTCAAGCCTCCGTCTGCGGCGCCGCCAGCTTTCCCGCCCACGGCATCGGGACCGCTGAAGCAAAGCTGCGCAACATCGTCCACAGCGACAGGAAAACGGCGGCCGGCCGGCGAATAATTCCGCGAAAGGAGTGGCCTTATTTTGCAGACAACCTACCAGCATATTGCCGCCAGGGTAGCTCGCGGCGAACGGCTTGCACGCGAGGACGGCCTTGCCCTACTCGGCTGCAACGATCTTGCGTGGCTCGGGCAGCTGGCAGACGCCGTCAAGCGGCGCCTGAGCGGCGAATACGTATACTTCAACGTCAACCGCCACATCAACCTGACAAACATCTGCCTGGCAAAATGCCGCTTCTGCGCTTTCGGCTGCGACGCCAAAAGCTCCCAGGCCTATTTCCTCAGCAAAGAAAATGTCCTCGACATCGCCAGCCGCTCGGCCCGTGATCCCGATCTGCGCGAACTCCATATCGTCAGCGGCCTCCATCCCGACTGGCCGTTCGACTACTATGTGGACATCATCCGCTCCCTGAGGGCCGCCCTGCCCCATGTGCACCTCAAGGCGTTCACCGCCGTGGAGATCTGCCACTTCGCCCATATCTCCAGCCAGAGCGTCGCCGAAGTGCTGCAAATCCTCAAAGATGCCGGCCTCGACTCGATGCCCGGCGGCGGGGCGGAAATCTTCAGCGAGCGCGTGCGCCAGGACCTCTGCCCCCATAAGGCAAGCGCCGCCGAATGGCTCGACATTGCCCGCACCGCTCACAACCTCGGCATCCCCACCAACGCCACAATGCTCTACGGCCACATCGAAACAGCCGAGGAGCGGATCGATCATCTCCTGTCACTAAGGGACCTTCAGGACGAGACCGGCGGCTTCCAGACCTTTCTCGCCCTCCCCTTCCACCCCAATAACACCGGCCTCGCGAACGAGGTGACGAGGGCTTCGTCGTGGGAAGACCTCAAAATGGTGGCCGTCTCCCGGCTGATGCTGGACAACTTCCCCCATGTGAAAGCATACTGGATAATGCTTACCCTGCCGGTAGCCCAACTGGCGCTAGGTTTCGGCGCCGACGACATCGACGGGACGGTGACCGAGGAAAAAATCACCCACGCAGCCGGCGCCCGGACCGCCCAACAACTCGACAAGGAAACGCTTATAACCACAATTCGCCAGACGGGGCATACGCCGGTGGAACGGGATTCAGTATATAACATTATCAAGAAGTATTGAGACAATACAAGAGGCTGCCTGACCTTTCCGGTCTGGCAGCCTTTTCCTTTTGTGCGAGGCCTTAATTTCCGGCAATATCCTTGCGGAGGATTGCGGCGCCGTGCAGGTATATATGCCTGATATCCCCCTGGCCCTTGTCGGTATTCCACAGGATGAGGATGCGGATGCAACGGGCCACGCCGTCCGGGCTGGCGATCTCCTGGGCGCCGAACAGCGGCACCTCCGCCCAGCCCATCTCGCGGGCGGCGGCGGCGGGAAACGCCGCGTCGAGGTCGGGGGTCGAGCTGAAAATGACGGCGCCGATGTCTTCACTGGCTATCCCGTTTTCCGCCGCCATCGCCTGAACAAGCTCGGTCGTGCGCCGGAAAATCTCTTCCCGGTTGTTGGCTTCCACTGTTGTCGCCCCGCGTACGCCACGCAGCATGGGCACTCCCCCTTCCTGGCAGGTTATTATCTAGTTCGCGTCCTGGCGCTTTTTTCCTGCCTGCGGTCGGCAAAAGAGCGGCCGAGGAAGAA encodes the following:
- the mqnE gene encoding aminofutalosine synthase MqnE, which produces MLQTTYQHIAARVARGERLAREDGLALLGCNDLAWLGQLADAVKRRLSGEYVYFNVNRHINLTNICLAKCRFCAFGCDAKSSQAYFLSKENVLDIASRSARDPDLRELHIVSGLHPDWPFDYYVDIIRSLRAALPHVHLKAFTAVEICHFAHISSQSVAEVLQILKDAGLDSMPGGGAEIFSERVRQDLCPHKASAAEWLDIARTAHNLGIPTNATMLYGHIETAEERIDHLLSLRDLQDETGGFQTFLALPFHPNNTGLANEVTRASSWEDLKMVAVSRLMLDNFPHVKAYWIMLTLPVAQLALGFGADDIDGTVTEEKITHAAGARTAQQLDKETLITTIRQTGHTPVERDSVYNIIKKY
- the aroH gene encoding chorismate mutase, whose protein sequence is MLRGVRGATTVEANNREEIFRRTTELVQAMAAENGIASEDIGAVIFSSTPDLDAAFPAAAAREMGWAEVPLFGAQEIASPDGVARCIRILILWNTDKGQGDIRHIYLHGAAILRKDIAGN